In Sphingobacteriales bacterium, the following are encoded in one genomic region:
- a CDS encoding acyl transferase, whose product MLSNDKFKAKIFSVSKENFVETAIEIFRFQYNSNAVYRQFVDHLQVNPLQVHSVREIPFMPVSFFRFQQIKCGNWDAELVFRSSGTSGMEHSYHFVRYAEWYQESFMKCFELFYGKPEDFVLLALLPSYLEQTQSSLIYMVNSLMKKAGKGSAFFSFDFKSLNKAIDWCKKNDKRILLLGVTYALLDFSEHYHPDLCEDIVMETGGMKGRKTEMPREEVHEILCTRFHCKAIHSEYGMTELLSQAYSKGGGVFYCPPWMKVLIRDVYDPCECGLLDTSGYVNIIDLANVFSCSFIAVDDAGIAYADGSFRITGRADASPVRGCSLMYV is encoded by the coding sequence ATGCTGTCAAATGACAAATTTAAGGCAAAAATCTTTTCTGTCAGCAAAGAAAATTTCGTGGAAACGGCTATTGAAATATTCCGTTTTCAATACAACAGCAATGCGGTGTACCGCCAGTTTGTGGATCATCTTCAGGTAAACCCGCTTCAGGTACATTCGGTCAGGGAAATACCTTTTATGCCTGTATCTTTCTTCAGGTTTCAACAGATAAAATGTGGAAATTGGGATGCAGAGCTGGTTTTCAGAAGTAGCGGCACTTCAGGGATGGAGCATTCCTATCACTTTGTCAGGTATGCTGAATGGTATCAGGAAAGTTTTATGAAATGCTTCGAGCTATTCTACGGAAAGCCTGAAGATTTTGTTCTTCTTGCCCTCCTGCCATCCTATCTTGAACAAACCCAATCGTCTTTAATTTATATGGTAAACAGCCTGATGAAGAAGGCAGGAAAGGGAAGCGCATTTTTCAGCTTCGACTTTAAGTCATTAAACAAGGCTATTGACTGGTGTAAAAAAAACGACAAAAGAATACTTTTATTGGGTGTTACCTATGCATTGCTTGATTTTTCTGAGCACTATCATCCCGATTTATGTGAGGATATTGTGATGGAAACAGGGGGGATGAAAGGCAGAAAAACAGAAATGCCAAGGGAAGAAGTTCATGAAATTCTATGTACCAGGTTTCATTGTAAAGCCATTCATTCTGAGTATGGAATGACCGAATTGCTCAGTCAGGCTTATTCAAAAGGTGGGGGAGTATTTTATTGTCCGCCATGGATGAAAGTGCTCATACGCGATGTATATGATCCTTGTGAATGCGGCTTGCTTGATACATCCGGCTATGTCAACATTATTGATCTGGCTAATGTTTTTTCATGCTCATTCATAGCTGTTGACGATGCGGGAATAGCTTATGCTGATGGCAGTTTCAGAATAACCGGAAGGGCAGATGCCTCTCCTGTCAGGGGATGTAGTCTGATGTATGTATAA
- the smpB gene encoding SsrA-binding protein SmpB — translation MATNIYIPNKKARFENEIIEIFKAGIVLTGTEIKSVRQGKVSFTDSFCFFQNGELFIKNLHISEYSHGNIFNHDPVRLRKLLLTKRELRKLNNKVKEKGLTIVPLSIYINERGFAKTDIALARGKKLYDKREALRDKHFKRHDE, via the coding sequence ATGGCAACAAATATTTACATTCCGAATAAAAAGGCCAGATTTGAGAATGAAATTATTGAAATTTTCAAAGCCGGCATTGTGCTTACCGGAACAGAAATAAAATCTGTAAGGCAAGGGAAGGTTAGTTTTACCGATTCTTTCTGTTTTTTCCAAAATGGGGAATTATTTATAAAAAATCTCCACATCTCAGAATATTCACATGGTAATATTTTTAACCATGACCCTGTCCGTTTACGGAAACTGCTGCTTACCAAAAGAGAGCTGAGGAAATTAAATAATAAGGTAAAGGAAAAAGGCCTTACCATTGTTCCGCTATCTATTTACATCAACGAAAGAGGTTTTGCAAAAACCGACATTGCTCTCGCAAGAGGCAAAAAACTCTATGATAAACGTGAAGCCTTGAGAGACAAGCATTTTAAAAGACATGATGAATAA
- the pyrF gene encoding orotidine-5'-phosphate decarboxylase, protein MDRKSLIAAIREKKSYLCVGLDTDLNKIPGSFLQTDDPVFEFNKAVIDATKDCCVAYKLNLAFYESSGLKGWQSLIKTVSYIPDNIFKIADAKRGDIGNTSSQYAKAFFSEMPFDAITVSPYMGSDSVTPFYNYPGKWVIILALTSNKGSADFQMLKTDEEYLFERVLKTASTWGSAENTMFVVGATHPGAFESIRKIVPDHFLLIPGVGAQGGTVKDVSKYALNKDFGIIINVSRGILFPENNLPFPDNISKAAFEYQQQMKEFIG, encoded by the coding sequence ATGGACAGAAAATCGCTCATTGCGGCCATCCGTGAGAAAAAATCTTATCTCTGTGTTGGGCTTGATACGGATCTGAATAAAATTCCAGGCTCTTTTCTTCAAACAGATGATCCCGTTTTTGAATTTAATAAAGCAGTGATTGATGCCACAAAGGACTGCTGTGTAGCATACAAACTCAATCTTGCCTTTTATGAGTCATCAGGATTGAAAGGATGGCAAAGCCTGATCAAAACTGTCAGTTACATCCCTGATAATATCTTTAAAATAGCAGATGCCAAAAGAGGTGACATCGGAAACACCTCATCCCAATACGCCAAAGCTTTTTTCAGCGAAATGCCATTCGATGCCATCACCGTTTCCCCATATATGGGAAGCGATTCTGTAACTCCGTTTTATAATTATCCGGGAAAGTGGGTCATCATTCTTGCCCTGACTTCCAATAAAGGCTCTGCTGATTTCCAGATGTTAAAAACAGATGAGGAATATTTATTTGAGCGGGTGCTTAAGACTGCATCCACATGGGGAAGTGCTGAAAATACTATGTTTGTCGTTGGAGCAACACATCCCGGAGCGTTCGAATCGATCCGGAAAATCGTCCCTGATCATTTTCTGCTGATTCCCGGAGTAGGTGCCCAGGGCGGAACGGTTAAGGATGTATCAAAATATGCCTTAAACAAGGATTTTGGCATTATCATCAATGTTTCGAGAGGGATTTTGTTCCCCGAAAACAACCTCCCTTTTCCTGATAACATCAGTAAAGCAGCTTTTGAATATCAACAGCAAATGAAAGAATTCATCGGATAA
- the lipA gene encoding lipoyl synthase: protein MTDYSKFRRKPDWLKVPLARDKKYIELKSIVKKNQLHTICESGNCPNMGECWNAGTATFMILGELCTRKCRFCDVKPGKPLPPNPEEPQKVAEAVRLLNLKHCVLTSVTRDDLPDYGAKHWAETIRAVKEKNPGITIEALIPDMHDRNDLLEIIAAEKPEIISHNIETIKRLYRVVRPQSNYERILRQLKKIRETGCISKSGFMLGMGETIDEVKELMNDLLRFEVEIITIGQYLPPSPVHFPLHEYVHPDVFKELKIYGEQLGFRKVVSAPLVRSSYHSADQL, encoded by the coding sequence ATGACAGACTATTCAAAATTCAGAAGAAAGCCAGACTGGTTAAAGGTTCCATTAGCCAGAGATAAAAAATATATTGAGCTAAAATCAATTGTCAAGAAAAATCAGCTTCACACCATCTGCGAAAGCGGGAATTGCCCGAATATGGGTGAATGCTGGAATGCAGGAACAGCTACTTTCATGATACTTGGTGAACTGTGTACGAGGAAATGCAGATTCTGCGATGTAAAGCCGGGAAAGCCTCTTCCTCCCAATCCTGAAGAGCCTCAAAAAGTGGCAGAAGCGGTCAGGCTTTTGAATTTAAAACATTGCGTACTGACTTCCGTAACCCGAGACGACCTGCCTGATTACGGAGCCAAACATTGGGCAGAAACCATCAGAGCTGTCAAAGAAAAAAATCCTGGAATAACCATAGAAGCATTAATACCTGATATGCACGACAGGAACGATTTATTGGAAATCATTGCCGCTGAAAAGCCTGAAATTATTTCACACAATATCGAAACTATCAAAAGACTCTATCGTGTGGTCAGGCCGCAGTCAAATTATGAAAGAATTTTACGGCAGCTAAAAAAAATCAGGGAAACGGGATGCATTTCAAAATCAGGTTTTATGCTCGGTATGGGTGAAACCATTGACGAAGTAAAAGAGCTGATGAACGACCTGCTCAGATTTGAGGTAGAAATCATCACCATCGGGCAATACCTTCCCCCATCTCCCGTACATTTTCCTTTACATGAGTATGTCCATCCCGATGTTTTCAAAGAGCTGAAGATTTATGGAGAACAACTCGGCTTCAGAAAAGTAGTATCTGCACCCTTGGTCAGGTCGTCTTATCATTCAGCTGATCAACTCTGA
- a CDS encoding T9SS type A sorting domain-containing protein, with protein sequence MRNKWFVFAGFSMILLFFGIRFYHQQKEEYRLRHIDMSFHEEDEEGENIAGAMSYYQLIKADPQTGEINPELVTSAFREADRVKQYRGTIGLNWKSRGPDNYGGRTRGIVIDKDNPDILVAGGVSGGIYRSVNGGKSWTKVVISDAKPGGLVVSCMEQASDGTIYFGTGEMYFTAMSGPNGDLTSGSRGGGVYKSTDKGVTWTFLDATDPAKSGNTRWYNVQAIKSDPTNPNVLYAATYAGFMKSTDAGATWTRLDMPDGATAATFIDIAVSNNGQTVFTASYAAGRCKLFRSINGAAFEKIAANVNEITNSTRLTIAIAPSDQNYIYVVSTSNGTAPYPGVHSFGGLYRSKDNGTTWEQIVAGHAPGAEPFGSQGHYQGQYDNLVAVDPFNKDRVFVGGVTLYSYKAGQFYKIASSEEYLDAEEKYKNPLFVHVDMHNIRFDLKSKPEKMYIVTDGGIYVSNNWKTSDYPTYSYSNNYYTTTQYYGLAVDVFGNLVGGTQDQSSMYIDAGGLTGNSAHEILGGDGFYAEISKYDNNIIFYESQEGRCVRSANKGKSYEKFVYDYKNQKYVIDDEFFFNTPFRLWENKEKQTFYDTSGNPYDSIVHVSKCFVAGNKGIWMTPDAVDFNADTLRWYLISKGISNQQILHLEYTSDGDAVFVGTRSSVNGRLYRISGLKGKKLWFDQNGNFDPDYFGIKTELIGSWSNRSVCGIGVSPSNDNVVVVTLGNYVTGYDHVYISNNALDDAANVTWTSLHTSKLPHMPIYDAAINSQSSSQDTIILATELGIWATVNGGTDWYEENEGMARVPTFMLRQIKRYPWWRGYAFYAGTHGMGIMECTSFVTNVGIKEDRVLTQSMSVFPNPVQNQLNIRYILDKPVVLTAQIINLNGQVVKKFTLNDNQRGENNQTIPVSGILSGTYLIRLTGENTNLVSKFNVIQ encoded by the coding sequence ATGAGAAATAAATGGTTCGTCTTTGCAGGATTTTCAATGATTTTGTTATTTTTCGGTATCAGATTTTATCACCAGCAGAAAGAGGAATACCGGCTCAGGCACATCGATATGAGCTTTCATGAGGAAGATGAAGAAGGTGAAAATATTGCCGGTGCCATGAGTTATTATCAGCTGATTAAAGCTGATCCACAAACGGGAGAAATAAATCCGGAACTCGTTACATCTGCTTTCAGAGAAGCAGACAGAGTCAAACAGTACCGGGGAACAATTGGTCTTAACTGGAAAAGCAGGGGGCCTGATAATTATGGTGGACGTACAAGAGGTATTGTCATCGACAAAGATAATCCGGATATTCTAGTAGCCGGTGGTGTTTCAGGTGGCATATACCGTTCGGTCAACGGTGGAAAATCATGGACTAAAGTGGTCATTAGTGACGCAAAACCCGGAGGCTTGGTCGTTTCCTGTATGGAACAGGCCAGTGACGGAACCATTTATTTTGGAACCGGTGAAATGTATTTCACTGCCATGAGCGGACCCAACGGTGACCTGACTTCAGGTAGCCGCGGAGGCGGTGTTTATAAATCAACAGACAAAGGAGTAACATGGACTTTTCTGGATGCAACTGATCCGGCAAAAAGTGGTAACACACGCTGGTATAACGTTCAGGCCATCAAGTCCGATCCGACCAATCCCAATGTATTGTATGCGGCTACTTATGCCGGCTTCATGAAATCGACTGACGCTGGTGCAACATGGACACGTCTGGATATGCCTGATGGTGCTACAGCAGCCACTTTTATTGATATTGCTGTATCAAACAACGGTCAGACTGTTTTTACCGCTTCCTATGCTGCCGGAAGATGCAAACTTTTCCGCTCAATCAATGGAGCTGCTTTTGAAAAAATCGCTGCCAATGTGAATGAAATCACCAATTCGACACGTCTGACCATTGCAATTGCACCTTCCGATCAAAATTACATTTATGTTGTTTCAACCTCAAACGGTACAGCACCTTATCCCGGTGTACACAGCTTCGGTGGCCTCTACAGATCAAAAGACAATGGAACTACATGGGAACAGATAGTTGCAGGCCATGCCCCTGGTGCTGAACCTTTCGGAAGCCAGGGTCATTATCAGGGACAATATGATAACCTCGTGGCTGTCGATCCGTTCAATAAAGACAGAGTTTTTGTCGGTGGTGTGACGCTTTATTCCTACAAAGCCGGGCAATTCTACAAAATAGCCAGTTCAGAAGAATATCTTGACGCTGAAGAAAAATATAAAAACCCGCTTTTTGTTCATGTGGATATGCATAACATACGGTTTGACCTGAAGTCAAAACCTGAAAAAATGTATATCGTTACTGATGGAGGAATTTATGTCAGCAACAACTGGAAAACCTCTGACTATCCAACATATAGTTACAGCAACAATTATTACACAACAACACAGTATTACGGCCTGGCAGTGGATGTCTTCGGGAACCTGGTCGGAGGCACACAGGATCAAAGTTCAATGTACATCGATGCTGGCGGCCTGACCGGTAACAGTGCTCACGAAATTCTTGGTGGTGATGGCTTTTATGCAGAAATATCGAAATACGACAACAATATCATTTTCTATGAATCACAGGAAGGACGCTGTGTCAGATCGGCCAATAAAGGGAAAAGTTACGAAAAATTCGTTTACGACTATAAAAATCAGAAATATGTCATAGATGATGAGTTTTTCTTCAATACACCTTTCCGGTTGTGGGAAAACAAAGAAAAACAAACATTTTATGACACAAGCGGCAATCCCTATGATTCAATTGTTCATGTTTCAAAATGTTTCGTTGCAGGCAACAAAGGTATCTGGATGACCCCTGATGCCGTTGATTTTAATGCCGACACTCTGAGATGGTATCTGATTTCCAAAGGAATCAGCAACCAGCAAATCCTTCACCTTGAATATACATCTGATGGAGATGCTGTATTCGTTGGAACGAGAAGCTCCGTTAATGGCAGACTTTACAGAATTTCAGGTTTAAAAGGCAAAAAACTCTGGTTTGATCAGAACGGGAATTTTGATCCTGATTATTTTGGAATTAAAACAGAATTAATCGGTTCGTGGAGCAACCGCTCAGTTTGCGGAATAGGTGTTTCCCCCAGCAACGACAACGTTGTTGTGGTAACACTCGGAAATTACGTTACCGGATACGACCATGTTTATATCAGCAACAACGCCCTTGATGATGCAGCTAATGTAACATGGACATCGCTTCATACTTCAAAACTTCCCCACATGCCCATTTATGATGCAGCAATTAACTCACAATCTTCCAGTCAGGATACCATTATACTGGCTACGGAACTGGGCATCTGGGCTACTGTAAACGGAGGCACTGACTGGTATGAAGAGAATGAAGGCATGGCAAGAGTCCCGACTTTCATGCTCAGGCAAATTAAAAGATACCCATGGTGGAGAGGATATGCATTCTATGCCGGCACTCATGGAATGGGAATTATGGAATGTACCTCTTTCGTTACCAATGTTGGCATCAAAGAAGACAGGGTACTGACTCAATCGATGAGTGTATTTCCAAATCCTGTTCAAAATCAGTTGAATATTCGTTACATTTTGGATAAACCGGTAGTACTTACCGCACAGATTATTAACCTTAACGGTCAGGTGGTTAAAAAATTCACCCTGAACGACAATCAGCGCGGTGAGAACAATCAAACCATACCGGTCAGTGGCATTTTATCAGGCACATACCTGATAAGATTAACCGGAGAAAATACCAACCTCGTTTCCAAATTCAATGTAATTCAATAA